Proteins encoded in a region of the Alosa sapidissima isolate fAloSap1 chromosome 19, fAloSap1.pri, whole genome shotgun sequence genome:
- the dio2 gene encoding type II iodothyronine deiodinase, with translation MRVCNNNRLGKKTDGQNVQEKVNLQDSRVDAPPANRKMGMLSVDLLVTLQILPGFFSNCLFFVLYDSVVLVKRVVSLLSFSGSAPVGEWQRMLTSAGVRSIWNSFLLDAYKQVKLGSEAPNSKVVKVNGLSSRCRSPTSDPQDVCRLLDFESSDRPLVVNFGSATUPPFISQLPIFRRLVEEFSDVADFLLVYIDEAHPSDGWAAPPMSPCSFEVRKHRSLEERVLAAKQLLDQFSLPPQCQLVADCMDNNANVAYGVSYERVCIVQKKKIAYLGGKGPFFYNLKEVRHWLEQSYGKR, from the exons ATGAGAGTTTGTAACAACAACCGGTTGGGGAAGAAGACCGACGGCCAAAATGTGCAAGAAAAGGTGAACTTACAAGATTCAAGAGTGGACGCGCCACCCGCGAATCGGAAAATGGGCATGCTTAGCGTGGACCTGTTAGTGACTTTGCAGATCCTGCCGGGGTTCTTTTCAAACTGTCTGTTCTTCGTACTCTACGACTCGGTGGTGCTGGTGAAACGTGTGGTATCACTTCTGAGTTTTTCGGGGTCGGCGCCCGTGGGCGAGTGGCAGCGCATGTTAACCTCAGCCGGCGTGCGCTCAATATGGAACAGCTTTCTCCTGGATGCCTACAAACAG GTCAAGCTCGGCAGCGAGGCACCCAACTCCAAGGTAGTGAAGGTCAACGGTCTGAGCAGCCGATGTCGCAGCCCCACCAGCGACCCCCAGGACGTGTGCCGCCTCCTCGACTTCGAGTCGTCCGACCGCCCTTTAGTGGTCAACTTTGGCTCGGCCACCTGACCCCCCTTCATTAGCCAACTGCCCATTTTCCGGCGGTTGGTTGAAGAGTTCTCCGATGTGGCGGACTTCCTCCTGGTCTACATCGACGAGGCACACCCCTCCGATGGCTGGGCCGCCCCTCCCATGTCCCCCTGCTCGTTTGAAGTGAGGAAGCACCGCAGCCTGGAGGAACGCGTCCTGGCTGCCAAGCAGCTCCTCGACCAGTTTTCCCTGCCCCCGCAGTGCCAGCTCGTAGCCGACTGCATGGACAACAACGCCAACGTGGCCTACGGCGTGTCGTACGAGAGGGTGTGCATCGTCCAGAAgaaaaaaatagcctacctgGGAGGAAAGGGTCCCTTTTTCTACAACCTGAAAGAAGTCAGGCACTGGCTTGAACAAAGTTATGGGAAGCGATAA